Within Oceanicoccus sp. KOV_DT_Chl, the genomic segment ATTTGGATTGGGCTGTTGATTGAAGCCACACTGGGTATCGTACAGCCTGGTAGCCCGGACAGTCTCGGATATGTCCCCGCGACGGAAACTATCGAGCAACACGTTAGCCGCTAATTAAGCAATGCCCGGATGGGAGAAGGTTCTCAGCGGGCACTTTCAATAATGCAGACAATGGCGAGCGTTAGTCAGCAAGACCGCTTCAGCTGGCCAACAAGTAACACGCGTTTATTTATTGAGTATAATCAGTAGGTTTTGCGCATGCTCGGCAGCATCCCTACCCAACCCCGTTAAATAACCGCCATCCTGTTGCGAGATCAGCCCCTTATTAAACAAGCGCTCAGTGGCAGCCACTACTTCATTGGCAGCCTCGCTGGTGTGCACTTTGATTCCCTCTTGGGTAGTGTCCAGGTTATAGCGTGCAAGTATATTGAGCTCTTCAATAATTTCCGCTGAATAGAGCATATTGGATCCTCACTTGGGATTATCTAACCCATTATTATTCGAAGTACAGTGCAGCCACACTACCACATAAAGTCATCACAAATAAAAACCATTTTAAGGTTTCCGGCTTGGCGCTGATGGCAAATTTAACGGCAATTTGAGCACCCACCATGGTGCCACAAGCCAAAATCAAACCCGGCACCCACAGCACTTGTCCGCGGGCGATAAATAAACCCAACGCCAGTACGGTAAAGGCCAGGGTACACACGACTTTTAAGGCATTAGTGCGGACCAAATCATAACGCAGTGAACCGGCCAAGGCGGTAATTAAAATAAAACCCACACCGGCCTGCACAAATCCGCCATAAAAACCGGCAACCGCCAACCACCACCACGCCGATGGGCGCTCTTTCATTTTAAACGGGACGGTGCCGGCTGGCGGCGAAATAATCCCGGGCCGTACCAACATGATGACAGTCATACTCAGCATCATGCCCAACAATAACGGCTTTAATAAATAGGCAGGCGCGTAGGAAGCAGCGATGGCACCGAGCACACCGCCGAACAATGTTGGTATCAGTACTGGCACCAAATCATCAGTAGGTAATTTATCGTGCTGATGAAAGCCTCGCATAGCAACCAGGTTTTGCAAAGCAACACCAATACGGTTAGTGGCATTGGCAATATCGGCCGGCAAGCCCATCACCATCAACGCTGGCAAGGTTAAATTGGAGCCGCCACCCGCCAAGGTATTGATTACACCCGCCACCAAACCGGTCGCTAATAACAGCGCAATAAATTCAATACCTATATCCACAAAATCTCTCTTGGCAACTCAAGGAACCGATGACGATTGAATAAAGCCCAGCACATGTTCGGCTAATAATTGCGGGTAATCTTCAATGATAAAAAAACCAGCGTTGGCAATGGTAGCATGGGGCTGATTATTTGTGCCGGGGATATGCCGATGAAATTCTGCGGGATTAAAACCACGGCGCGCTAAACGTTCGCTGACTAAGGTTAGCGTCGGTTTCGTCCACTGCGCTAACTGCTGCCAGGCTTCACGATTAGTCGCAGTCGCCGGGTTCAGTCCAGTGGCAGGAATCAACAGGGGGAACGCTCTTGGTCCCGCCTTAAACGATTCATCCGGGAACGGTGCATCCAGCCCCTGTAAAGTAGTTGGTTCTAAATGAGTATCCGTCATCCGATCAACCATCGCGGCGACGGGAAAAACCGGATCTTTTAAAATATGGCGCCGCCACCAGGCAATCCATAAGGCATTTAGCAGACCGTTAGCACGCGGCAAGGTGGTATTGACCAATACCAAACGAGAAAATAAATCCGGCTGTCTGGCCGCTAGCGGCAAACCAAAATATCCGCCCCAATCGAAGAAAAAACCAGTGGCATTGCTAACGTCTAATTGCGTCAGTATTGCTGCTAACCAATCGACATGTTGCTGAAAGCTGTAGTCTTCCGAGCGCGATAGTTTATCGGAGCGACCAAAGCCAATAAAATCTGGCGCTATTACCCGTAAACCAGCGTTGACTAACAGCGGTATCATGTGGCGATAGCTGTAACTCCAGGTGGCCTGCCCATGCAGCAACACTATAACCGGCCGCCCCACTTCACCTTCATCAACATAGTGAACCCGCAGCGAGCCATGTACGTCGTCATCGATAAACATGTACTTAGGCTGATAACTACAATCACTCAAGCCAGCAAAACGAGCATCCGGTGTACGTAAAATTGAGGCCATAAGGTTTTCGTGGTTAAGGCAGATAGGTTTTAAACATTTCGCCCAATTCATTATCAGAATGCGCGGGTACACGGTAGTAGGTTCGAATCATGACAGAGCCATCGTCATCAAAACGATAGGTTTCGATACTGTGACCAATGGAGATTTCACCCCCCGAATCAATATGATTTTCTAACAGCCAAGCCACTTCATTATCACAAACAAATAATGAGCCGGGATAAATTCTGAATTGAACATTGGCTTGAAATAAGTCGAATGAATCCAGCGCGCAATGCTGGAAGCCTACTTTTTCCGGTGTACCCACCGGGTCGAGCATTCTGAACTCCCCGGTGCGACACTGCGCCAATTGGCCGCCCAACCTTCACGGTCACCGGCATTCCAAAGCGCGACATAATTGTCCGCCCACTTTAATAATTGCTTCGTCGTTAATCTGGCCACGAACACTTCCCCTTTGTTGTTATTCTCAGGTTGAGATGAGCGGCTAAGTTTGGCTATAACCCTAGGTTTTAGGCAGTGTTACGCCAGTTTGCCCCTGATACTTACCGCCGCGATCTTTATAGCTGACATCACAAATCTCATCGGATTCAAAAAACAGCATTTGTGCCACGCCTTCATTTGCATAAATTTTTGCTGGCAAGGTGGTGGTGTTAGAAAATTCCAGCGTCACATGCCCTTCCCATTCCGGTTCCAGCGGTGTGACGTTAACGATAATACCGCAGCGCGCATAAGTAGATTTGCCTAAACAAATCGTTAATACGCTACGGGGGATACGAAAGAATTCGACGGTGCGCGCCAAAGCAAAAGAGTTAGGAGGGATAATACATTCATTGGCTTTAACATCGACAAAGCTGGCTTCATCAAAATTTTTCGGATCAACCGTGGCGGAATGCACATTGGTGAAAATTTTAAATTCATCAGCGCAGCGCACATCATATCCGTAGCTGGAGGTCCCGTAAGAAATCAAGCGGCCACCGGCCTCGTTATAACGAACCTGTCCCGCTTCAAAGGGCTCGATCATGCCCTCATTTTCAGCCATGCGACGAATCCAGTGATCTGATTTAATGCTCATACTTGGTCTATCTCAAAAAGGAAAAATGTTTGCTACAAAAGGCCGCCATCATAGCGGCTCGCGCCGCTAGATTCCAGAACCTGCCTTAGTCGTTGTTAATGACGATATTGGGGAAAGCCGACGCGGTACTAGCCGTTTTTGCCAGCTCCACTGCGATATTGCGAGCGATATCACCGTACAATAACGCTTCATCACTCTCCGGCTCAGCCACTACCGTGGGCGCACCGGCATCAGATTGTTGACGAATTTTCAGCGACAGCGGCAAGGAGCCTAGTAAAGGCACATGGTAATCAGCAGCGATACGACCACCACCGCCTTCACCAAAGACATGCTCTTTATGACCGCAAGCGCTACAGATATGGATCGCCATATTTTCCACCACACCGAGTACTGGCACTTCCACTTTATTAAACATCTCGATACCTTTTTGTGCATCGAGCAACGCAATATCCTGCGGCGTAGTCACAATAACTGCACCCGCAACCACTGCCTTTTGCGACAGCGTCAGCTGGATATCACCGGTACCCGGCGGCATATCAATAATCAGATAATCCAGCTCGCCCCACCAGGTTTGAGCGAGTAATTGATTCATCGCGCCACCGGCCATAGGGCCGCGCCATACCATCGGTGTTTTATCGGTGACCAAATAGCCCATCGACATGGTTTTCAAACCGTGCGCCTCAATCGGCATTAAATACTGCTGACCTTCCTGTTCCGGCCGCGCACTTTTATCCACCCCCAGCATTAGTTGTTGGCTGGGACCGTAAATATCGGCATCCAACAATCCCACTTTGGCACCATCACGCGCCAGCGCCAGCGCCAGGTTTACTGAGGTGGTCGATTTACCGACCCCACCTTTACCTGACGCTACCGCAATAATATTTTTCACTTTATCCATATTGCGTAAATCGCGCTGGCTTTTGATCGCCGCAATCTGCCAGCTGATATCGATATTGACGCTATTAACACCCGGAATTTGAGTGACCAAATCCACCAGCGCTTTTTGCATCACCGCCTTGATAGAAGCGACCGCAAACCCGAACTCGATGGCGATAGTGACCATACCGCCATCTATAGCGATGGACTTGATCACATTGGCAGCTAACAGGTTTTGGTTCAGGTGTGGAACGGTATAGTGTTGCAGGGCTTCTTCAACTTGCACCTGAGTGACTTCAGACATGGATTCTCCAGATTAACCATTAAGGTTTGCCAATAGTGGCCTTATAAAACGAGGGTCGCCGCAGCGAAAACCTGAGCATTTTACTCAGGCTAGCGACAAAGCTCAAAAATAATAGCGGAAACAGCGCGCCAGCACAGCTACTAATAATGAAATAGCGGCTCAAAACCGCTATAGTTCGCGCTTTTATCAAGCGGAAATGATTCAGCCCAGCTGCCAACAAACTATGACATCAACTAAGCCAAGAAAAATACTCGTTACCAGCGCCCTACCCTATGCCAATGGCTCGCTGCATCTGGGTCATTTGCTAGAAACCATCCAAACCGATATTTGGGTAAG encodes:
- a CDS encoding TIGR02647 family protein; protein product: MLYSAEIIEELNILARYNLDTTQEGIKVHTSEAANEVVAATERLFNKGLISQQDGGYLTGLGRDAAEHAQNLLIILNK
- a CDS encoding sulfite exporter TauE/SafE family protein produces the protein MDIGIEFIALLLATGLVAGVINTLAGGGSNLTLPALMVMGLPADIANATNRIGVALQNLVAMRGFHQHDKLPTDDLVPVLIPTLFGGVLGAIAASYAPAYLLKPLLLGMMLSMTVIMLVRPGIISPPAGTVPFKMKERPSAWWWLAVAGFYGGFVQAGVGFILITALAGSLRYDLVRTNALKVVCTLAFTVLALGLFIARGQVLWVPGLILACGTMVGAQIAVKFAISAKPETLKWFLFVMTLCGSVAALYFE
- a CDS encoding haloalkane dehalogenase yields the protein MASILRTPDARFAGLSDCSYQPKYMFIDDDVHGSLRVHYVDEGEVGRPVIVLLHGQATWSYSYRHMIPLLVNAGLRVIAPDFIGFGRSDKLSRSEDYSFQQHVDWLAAILTQLDVSNATGFFFDWGGYFGLPLAARQPDLFSRLVLVNTTLPRANGLLNALWIAWWRRHILKDPVFPVAAMVDRMTDTHLEPTTLQGLDAPFPDESFKAGPRAFPLLIPATGLNPATATNREAWQQLAQWTKPTLTLVSERLARRGFNPAEFHRHIPGTNNQPHATIANAGFFIIEDYPQLLAEHVLGFIQSSSVP
- the dcd gene encoding dCTP deaminase; this translates as MSIKSDHWIRRMAENEGMIEPFEAGQVRYNEAGGRLISYGTSSYGYDVRCADEFKIFTNVHSATVDPKNFDEASFVDVKANECIIPPNSFALARTVEFFRIPRSVLTICLGKSTYARCGIIVNVTPLEPEWEGHVTLEFSNTTTLPAKIYANEGVAQMLFFESDEICDVSYKDRGGKYQGQTGVTLPKT
- the apbC gene encoding iron-sulfur cluster carrier protein ApbC; translation: MSEVTQVQVEEALQHYTVPHLNQNLLAANVIKSIAIDGGMVTIAIEFGFAVASIKAVMQKALVDLVTQIPGVNSVNIDISWQIAAIKSQRDLRNMDKVKNIIAVASGKGGVGKSTTSVNLALALARDGAKVGLLDADIYGPSQQLMLGVDKSARPEQEGQQYLMPIEAHGLKTMSMGYLVTDKTPMVWRGPMAGGAMNQLLAQTWWGELDYLIIDMPPGTGDIQLTLSQKAVVAGAVIVTTPQDIALLDAQKGIEMFNKVEVPVLGVVENMAIHICSACGHKEHVFGEGGGGRIAADYHVPLLGSLPLSLKIRQQSDAGAPTVVAEPESDEALLYGDIARNIAVELAKTASTASAFPNIVINND